Proteins co-encoded in one Methanobrevibacter gottschalkii DSM 11977 genomic window:
- a CDS encoding SDR family NAD(P)-dependent oxidoreductase — MGKLDGKVAIVTGSTSGMGRDSAKLFAEEGAKVVVTGRNEERAKAVVDDIKSEGNEAIYVIADMANVDDIKKVFDTTMEEYGTVDILFNNAGLLSVTPLLEMTKEEWDKVFDVDVYAALYLTQLVAPVMKEKGKGTIINTCSVASYAAHFGFVGYISSKHAIAGLTKSMAFELGPEIRCNGIAPGAIHTAMVDSIGGVEALQMMVDGAPMKRVGQGEDIAALALFLASDESEFVDGQIIRCDGGFEC, encoded by the coding sequence ATGGGAAAACTAGATGGTAAAGTAGCAATTGTTACCGGTTCAACCTCAGGTATGGGTCGTGATTCCGCAAAACTCTTTGCTGAAGAAGGTGCAAAAGTTGTTGTAACTGGAAGAAACGAAGAAAGAGCTAAAGCTGTTGTTGATGATATTAAATCAGAGGGAAATGAAGCAATTTATGTTATTGCTGACATGGCCAATGTTGATGATATCAAAAAAGTTTTCGATACTACTATGGAAGAATATGGTACTGTTGATATTTTATTCAACAATGCAGGTTTATTAAGTGTCACTCCTCTTTTAGAAATGACTAAAGAAGAATGGGATAAAGTATTTGATGTAGATGTTTATGCTGCATTATATTTAACTCAATTAGTAGCTCCTGTAATGAAAGAAAAAGGAAAAGGTACTATTATTAACACTTGTTCAGTCGCATCTTATGCTGCTCACTTTGGTTTTGTGGGTTACATTAGCTCTAAACATGCTATTGCAGGTCTTACAAAATCAATGGCATTTGAACTTGGTCCAGAAATAAGATGTAATGGTATCGCACCGGGTGCTATCCACACTGCAATGGTTGATAGTATTGGTGGAGTTGAAGCATTACAAATGATGGTTGACGGTGCACCAATGAAACGCGTAGGTCAAGGAGAAGATATTGCAGCACTTGCATTGTTCCTTGCTTCTGATGAGTCTGAATTTGTTGATGGTCAAATCATCAGATGTGATGGTGGATTTGAGTGTTAA
- the cas4 gene encoding CRISPR-associated protein Cas4: protein MINLSSIKMHMYCPMSLYLKTHVDIDENDMYNCYLEIKNLKIDIQDLMQKNIRKIKRTMSLEEIEKILSQNIYEYIENTTKSMKSSNIEITSEQISEINDETYFNIKILSIKSKKAMTILNKDGFGITEMFFPNCLYSYLIKDTQLELIGICDKIEIIDGRYYPISIKSSNPPIKGVWDQDAIELVANAILLEEEFDTEIFVGFVDYKKIGDRRPVIMDVNLRKSLFSVIREVKEIIENKKLPNIKRNSKKCRNCEYENICMKK from the coding sequence ATGATAAATTTATCTTCAATAAAAATGCACATGTATTGTCCAATGAGTTTATATCTAAAAACACATGTTGATATTGATGAAAATGACATGTACAATTGTTATTTGGAAATTAAAAACTTAAAAATAGATATTCAAGATTTAATGCAAAAAAATATTCGTAAAATCAAAAGAACAATGAGTTTAGAAGAAATTGAAAAAATATTATCTCAAAATATTTATGAATACATAGAAAACACAACTAAATCAATGAAATCTTCAAATATTGAAATCACTTCAGAACAGATTAGCGAGATAAATGATGAAACATACTTCAACATAAAAATATTAAGCATTAAATCAAAAAAAGCAATGACAATATTAAATAAAGATGGATTTGGCATTACAGAAATGTTTTTCCCAAATTGCCTTTATTCATATTTAATTAAAGATACACAACTTGAATTAATCGGAATATGTGATAAAATAGAGATAATTGACGGTCGATATTATCCAATAAGCATTAAAAGCTCAAATCCACCAATAAAAGGAGTTTGGGATCAGGATGCAATAGAACTTGTTGCTAATGCAATACTTCTTGAAGAAGAATTTGATACAGAAATATTTGTAGGATTTGTCGATTATAAAAAAATTGGTGACAGACGACCTGTAATAATGGATGTGAATCTTAGAAAATCATTATTTAGTGTGATAAGGGAAGTTAAAGAAATAATTGAGAATAAAAAACTTCCAAACATTAAAAGAAATTCTAAAAAATGTAGAAACTGTGAATATGAAAATATTTGTATGAAAAAATAA
- a CDS encoding DUF5612 domain-containing protein, with translation MNDYTLTIKSDEKKGVLYDITDVITAYGANISYVHLFVEKNNMGSINLELEHVENIEDLIKDLEKIKEIKSVELHGSQLDIYGKRIIIIGGGAQVSQVAMGAITEADRHNIRGERISIDTIPLVGEKSLAEAIEAISRLPRVSALVLAGSLMGGEITRAVKKVKEESNLIVISLNMPGSVTDYADLIITDPIQAGVLAVMSIADTAVFNIKRLDGNIRF, from the coding sequence ATGAATGATTATACATTAACGATTAAATCTGATGAGAAAAAAGGTGTATTATATGATATTACTGATGTTATCACTGCATATGGTGCTAATATTAGTTATGTTCATCTTTTTGTTGAAAAAAATAACATGGGTTCCATTAATCTTGAACTTGAACATGTTGAAAATATTGAAGATTTAATAAAGGATTTAGAAAAAATCAAAGAAATTAAATCCGTTGAATTGCATGGTTCTCAGTTAGATATTTATGGTAAACGTATAATTATTATTGGTGGTGGTGCACAAGTATCTCAAGTAGCTATGGGTGCAATCACGGAGGCAGATAGGCATAATATACGTGGTGAACGTATTAGTATTGATACTATTCCATTAGTTGGTGAAAAATCATTAGCTGAAGCTATTGAGGCTATTTCAAGACTTCCTCGTGTTAGTGCTTTAGTTTTAGCAGGTTCGCTTATGGGTGGTGAAATTACTCGTGCGGTTAAAAAAGTTAAAGAAGAGAGTAATTTAATTGTAATTTCACTTAATATGCCTGGTAGTGTTACTGATTATGCTGATTTAATTATCACTGATCCAATTCAGGCTGGTGTTTTGGCGGTAATGTCTATTGCAGATACTGCAGTATTTAATATTAAACGTTTAGATGGCAATATTCGTTTTTAA
- a CDS encoding energy-converting hydrogenase B subunit P yields the protein MKFVMRPYHIISLGGYIVEWDFPYRNLIVVNKTSEPIKIEIPVFNEEWIQEHRDLGLDIIPVNKYDNYLSMWKKAHAELDKIRPKNE from the coding sequence ATGAAATTTGTTATGAGGCCGTATCACATAATAAGTCTTGGAGGATACATTGTTGAATGGGATTTCCCTTATAGAAATCTTATTGTTGTTAATAAAACCTCTGAACCAATTAAAATTGAAATTCCTGTTTTTAATGAAGAATGGATTCAAGAACATAGGGATTTAGGACTGGATATCATTCCAGTTAATAAATATGATAATTATTTGAGTATGTGGAAAAAAGCACATGCTGAATTAGATAAGATAAGGCCAAAAAATGAATGA